A DNA window from Ipomoea triloba cultivar NCNSP0323 chromosome 10, ASM357664v1 contains the following coding sequences:
- the LOC116032454 gene encoding uncharacterized protein LOC116032454 translates to MERSEPKLAPEWLRSLGNKPASSSASSLQLGVSEGSKFTRGKSSSVNGTGYDVGRPVSADHAAISHLQRSSNRSSSDHQRSYSNFGRNRHYSRDRYRDKYENSVQPPDTSRKNSGSRTQKDGFRPSQLMISERHGEKLMRNSCNGENNSTSYWNGLPDKYGLSNTLHRSESERGFLLSGAEGMQTPTGIGRVRSPGVSAATPSTTRSLPDVKNGDKWTSPLAEVPPPTTRSDGSGCSSVQLATPFATPTLSTAAGAGFNMAEAVAKSPRSVQSTSQLSNGNQRLEDLAIKQSRILIPVTPSAPKISALSPSDKIKSKVTEQRQQHHPLPSSHVASNSVRSGALGTTDALKKSSFGKLHVLKPSRERNTVSSVVSNCVDPNPDTKGLKPMLSPVATMQRPTYNPVSPTAEPKPSRIVTEKRLSSQAQAQRSRNEFFNNLMRKKSMGDAGAVSDTAAPEVSATPTTQAQDAPSYDNPSGIMPVDNTNEDTGKGDAIDGQKQLKNGKTHPSPDAISEEEAAFLRSLGWEENADEGGLTEEEISTFYRDLTKYINSNLPLKILGVQPRLMLTLNS, encoded by the exons ATGGAAAGAAGTGAGCCTAAATTAGCACCGGAGTGGTTGAGAAGTCTTGGGAATAAACCGGCTAGCAGTTCTGCTTCCTCATTGCAATTAG GTGTTTCTGAAGGATCGAAATTTACGAGAGGGAAGTCATCATCTGTAAATGGTACTGGTTATGATGTAGGGAGGCCGGTTTCTGCTGATCATGCTGCCATATCTCATTTGCAACGGAGCTCCAACAGGAGCAGCTCTGATCACCAGCGGTCTTACAGTAATTTTGGAAGGAACCGTCATTATAGTAGGGACAGGTATAGGGATAAATATGAGAATTCTGTGCAGCCGCCTGATACATCAAGGAAAAATTCCGGGAGTAGGACTCAGAAGGATGGGTTTAGGCCTTCACAGTTAATGATTTCTGAGAGACATGGTGAGAAGTTGATGAGGAATTCCTGCAATGGTGAAAATAACAGCACAAGTTATTGGAATGGTCTGCCTGATAAGTATGGTCTCTCCAACACTCTGCATAGATCTGAATCCGAAAGAGGTTTTTTGTTGAGTGGTGCTGAGGGAATGCAAACACCTACTGGGATTGGTAGGGTCCGCTCTCCCGGTGTGAGTGCTGCAACTCCAAGCACAACAAGATCTCTCCCAGATGTTAAGAATGGTGATAAATGGACATCCCCTCTGGCTGAAGTTCCTCCTCCAACAACCCGAAGTGATGGCTCTGGCTGTTCATCTGTTCAACTTGCTACTCCTTTTGCCACTCCAACTTTGAGCACAGCAGCTGGTGCTGGTTTTAATATGGCTGAAGCAGTGGCAAAAAGTCCTCGCAGTGTTCAGAGTACTTCGCAG TTATCTAATGGAAATCAGAGGCTTGAAGACCTAGCAATTAAGCAGTCTAGGATACTAATTCCTGTAACTCCATCTGCACCCAAAATCTCG gCACTGAGTCCTTCGGATAAGATCAAGTCTAAGGTCACAGAGCAGCGGCAGCAGCACCATCCCTTGCCATCATCTCATGTTGCAAGCAACTCTGTACGAAGTGGGGCCCTAGGGACTACTGATGCTTTAAAGAAGTCTAGTTTTGGAAAGCTTCATGTCCTCAAGCCGAGTCGAGAGAGGAATACTGTTTCTTCGGTTGTGAGTAACTGTGTAGACCCAAACCCAGATACGAAGGGATTAAAACCTATGCTATCTCCAGTTGCTACGATGCAGAGACCAACCTACAACCCAGTTTCTCCTACTGCTGAGCCAAAGCCTTCACGAATAGTGACCGAGAAGCGACTATCTTCTCAAGCTCAAGCTCAGAGGAGCCGAAATGAATTCTTCAATAATCTTATGAGGAAGAAATCTATGGGTGATGCTGGTGCTGTATCTGATACTGCAGCCCCAGAAGTTTCAGCCACACCTACTACTCAAGCCCAAGATGCCCCATCATATGATAATCCTAGTGGAATCATGCCGGTTGACAATACCAATGAAGACACTGGCAAAGGCGATGCAATTGATGGACAGAAACAGCTTAAGAATGGTAAGACTCATCCCAGTCCTGATGCAATTTCAGAGGAAGAGGCTGCATTTCTGCGCTCTTTGGGTTGGGAGGAAAATGCTGATGAGGGAGGTCTCACTGAAGAGGAGATCAGTACATTCTACCGAGACCTAACAAAG TACATAAACTCAAATCTGCCGTTGAAAATTTTAGGAGTACAGCCAAGACTTATGCTGACGCTCAACTCTTGA